From one Sphingobacteriales bacterium genomic stretch:
- the yidC gene encoding membrane protein insertase YidC, producing MDRNSLIGFALITVVLVFFYYINKPSQAEIEARKRANDSIIAVQDSIAKAKESIALQNKADSFVTKTDTSKETVLPEPLKKLVSDKSDILTLENELLKLKFSSKGAKIVYVELKKYKTFNKTPLILMDSMDGDFGYQFIFQNQVVNTSMLNFELIRADTNSNNKQLVFRLKVDSNSYIDHIYTLQPNNYMLDFKIEMNGLDKIIPRTISYIDMNWYGKIRQTERSNANNKILGTAPTIHYRYVNEKPLKLTENKDVKQDISVGKIEWVAFKQHFFTQTLINKDGFLRGLVKTESITGDSLYQRKMEATLSMAFTHQPKQTYNLSFLFAPNHFKTLAKYNLKLENQINLGKGIIRWINVGIVIPTFNILSNAIGNFGLIILLLTIIIKIVLLPLTYRSYLSTAKMRVLKPEIDAIKEKVGKDPAKLQTETMKLYRSAGVSPMGGCLPMLLQMPVLIALFRFFPASIELRQESFLWAKDLSTYDSIWNFPNNFSIPFYGDHVSLFTILMTISTLIYTRMNSKMMGTSNDAMAKQMQILQYIMPIMFLGFFNNYSAGLSYYYFLANIFTFGQQYLFKLAINEEKLRKKIEENKKKKSSKPASKWQQRLEELQKQQRQRASQVKK from the coding sequence ATGGACCGTAATTCGCTGATTGGCTTCGCACTTATCACTGTTGTGCTTGTATTTTTTTATTACATCAACAAACCTTCTCAGGCCGAGATTGAAGCAAGGAAACGTGCAAATGATTCCATTATTGCTGTTCAGGATTCTATCGCCAAAGCTAAAGAATCCATTGCCTTACAAAATAAAGCTGACAGCTTCGTTACGAAGACAGATACTTCAAAGGAAACCGTATTACCCGAACCGCTAAAAAAACTTGTTTCTGATAAATCAGATATTCTGACGCTTGAAAATGAACTTCTTAAGCTTAAATTTTCTTCCAAAGGAGCAAAAATAGTTTATGTTGAACTTAAAAAATATAAAACTTTTAACAAAACACCTTTGATTCTGATGGACAGCATGGACGGAGATTTTGGCTATCAGTTTATCTTTCAGAATCAGGTCGTAAACACAAGCATGCTCAATTTTGAACTCATCAGAGCAGATACAAACAGCAATAATAAACAACTCGTTTTTAGGTTAAAAGTTGACAGCAATTCTTACATCGACCACATTTACACGCTGCAACCCAACAATTACATGCTTGATTTTAAAATCGAAATGAACGGGCTGGATAAAATTATTCCCCGCACTATTTCTTACATAGACATGAATTGGTACGGGAAAATCAGGCAAACCGAAAGAAGTAATGCCAATAATAAAATTCTTGGTACAGCTCCGACCATTCATTATCGCTATGTCAATGAAAAACCACTCAAACTAACTGAAAATAAAGACGTTAAGCAGGATATCTCGGTTGGTAAAATTGAATGGGTGGCTTTTAAACAACATTTTTTCACACAGACATTAATTAATAAGGATGGTTTTTTAAGAGGATTGGTGAAAACTGAAAGCATTACCGGAGATTCCCTTTACCAGCGAAAAATGGAAGCAACACTAAGTATGGCTTTTACACATCAGCCCAAACAAACTTACAACCTTAGTTTTCTCTTTGCCCCCAATCATTTTAAAACGCTGGCGAAGTACAACCTAAAGCTTGAAAATCAAATCAATCTCGGAAAAGGAATTATCCGCTGGATAAACGTTGGAATTGTTATTCCTACCTTTAACATACTTTCAAACGCTATAGGAAATTTCGGTCTGATTATCTTGCTTTTAACCATTATCATCAAGATTGTATTGCTTCCTCTGACTTATCGTTCCTACCTTTCTACTGCCAAAATGCGTGTATTAAAACCCGAAATTGATGCCATCAAAGAAAAGGTCGGGAAAGATCCGGCAAAATTACAGACCGAAACCATGAAATTGTACAGGAGTGCAGGAGTCAGCCCGATGGGCGGATGTTTACCTATGTTGCTTCAGATGCCGGTACTCATCGCTCTTTTCAGGTTTTTCCCTGCCTCGATTGAGTTGCGGCAGGAATCTTTCCTTTGGGCAAAAGACCTTTCCACTTATGATTCTATCTGGAACTTTCCAAATAATTTTTCTATTCCGTTCTATGGCGACCATGTCAGCTTATTCACCATCCTGATGACCATTTCGACCTTGATTTATACCCGTATGAATTCAAAAATGATGGGAACAAGCAATGATGCCATGGCCAAACAGATGCAGATTCTTCAATACATCATGCCGATTATGTTTCTTGGGTTTTTCAATAATTACTCTGCAGGATTGAGCTATTATTACTTTTTAGCCAACATTTTCACTTTTGGACAGCAATATCTTTTCAAGCTGGCCATCAATGAAGAAAAGCTCAGGAAGAAGATTGAGGAAAACAAAAAGAAAAAGTCGTCAAAACCTGCCAGCAAATGGCAGCAGCGACTCGAAGAACTGCAGAAGCAACAACGTCAGAGAGCTTCTCAGGTGAAAAAATAA
- a CDS encoding response regulator, which yields MEDRWKNKKILIVEDNTSNYRLLEAILRSKKIEFDWVTDGLQAMQAIQNNKYDLIIMDIQLPELDGFEVTQKVREFDKDVPIIAITAFAMFTSKSKCMEYGCNDFIIKPFRSSALLPLLNKYL from the coding sequence ATGGAAGATAGATGGAAGAATAAAAAAATACTGATAGTTGAAGACAACACTTCAAATTACAGATTACTTGAAGCCATTTTAAGATCGAAAAAAATTGAATTTGATTGGGTAACGGACGGATTGCAGGCCATGCAGGCAATTCAGAATAATAAATATGATTTGATAATCATGGACATTCAGCTCCCGGAACTTGACGGTTTTGAAGTAACCCAAAAGGTCAGGGAGTTTGACAAAGACGTTCCCATTATTGCCATTACTGCCTTTGCCATGTTTACTTCAAAAAGCAAATGCATGGAATATGGATGTAATGATTTTATAATCAAACCCTTCAGATCATCCGCACTGCTGCCTTTATTAAACAAATACCTGTAA
- a CDS encoding threonylcarbamoyl-AMP synthase, with product MALIGSDIGFARKLLENGEIIAIPTETVYGLAGNALNVDAIINIFKVKNRPFFDPLILHIGKQEDIEKYGTDIPAVLFQLAERFWPGPLSLIVKKNEIIPDIVTSGLPTVAIRMPDNKLTLSLLNKISFPLAAPSANKFGRVSPTSPAHVDKQLGNEIQYILDGGPTKIGIESTIVKFHQNQLMILRKGAISAEEIAEATGIFPVMANEQSKVETAGQLNKHYATQTPIKIIDFQSFKKEYFVKNVCLLKFNTYSKEFPHEHQRILSPNSELTEAARNFFQFLHELDELKFDLILAELVPDKGIGKAINDRIRKAAATFEQ from the coding sequence TTGGCTCTGATAGGATCAGATATAGGTTTTGCACGTAAACTGCTTGAAAACGGGGAAATTATTGCCATTCCGACCGAAACAGTATATGGACTTGCAGGCAATGCCCTGAATGTTGATGCCATCATTAATATTTTTAAAGTTAAAAACCGGCCTTTTTTTGACCCATTAATACTTCATATTGGCAAGCAAGAAGATATTGAAAAATACGGCACTGATATTCCAGCTGTCCTTTTTCAGCTTGCAGAACGTTTCTGGCCGGGGCCACTGAGCCTCATCGTCAAAAAGAATGAAATAATCCCCGATATAGTAACCAGCGGATTGCCAACAGTTGCTATCAGGATGCCGGATAACAAACTGACGCTTTCATTGTTAAATAAGATTTCTTTTCCTCTTGCCGCTCCGAGTGCCAATAAATTTGGCAGGGTAAGCCCCACCTCTCCTGCTCATGTTGACAAGCAGTTAGGAAATGAAATTCAATATATTTTAGACGGAGGACCAACAAAAATCGGTATCGAATCAACAATTGTGAAATTTCATCAAAATCAATTGATGATACTTCGTAAAGGAGCTATCAGTGCTGAGGAAATTGCCGAAGCTACCGGAATATTTCCTGTAATGGCCAATGAGCAATCTAAAGTGGAAACTGCCGGTCAGTTGAATAAGCATTATGCGACACAAACTCCTATTAAAATTATTGATTTTCAATCATTTAAAAAAGAATATTTTGTGAAAAATGTCTGCTTGCTGAAGTTTAATACATATTCAAAGGAATTCCCACATGAGCATCAACGTATTTTATCCCCCAATTCAGAGCTTACAGAAGCCGCAAGGAATTTCTTTCAGTTTCTCCACGAACTTGATGAATTAAAATTCGATTTGATTTTAGCTGAACTTGTACCTGACAAAGGAATCGGAAAGGCTATTAACGACAGGATCAGAAAAGCTGCTGCTACTTTTGAGCAATAA
- the lepB gene encoding signal peptidase I, with protein sequence MLSPGFYIFIALYYLLLSVSLYRLFPHGNEKNWKGLVPVYNLLVMLKFSGRPWWWIFLLIVPGVNLLMLLLMVIALLKSFGIYGSKNTWYTVFAPLSLIYLSFDKKLKYVGAGGDEAFKESRKKSKSREWADAIIFAAIAATIIRWFFIEAYTIPTPSMEKSLLVGDFLFVSKVNYGPRIPMTPIAFPFAHHTMPVIKTKSYVTWWKIPYTRIPGFQKIKNNDVVVFNYPMEDFRPVDKQENYIKRCIGIPGDTLFIKNRQVYINSKHVKLPPDGQYRYYVKTDGSGFSKRHLHDLGITDYQSLLGDGSEYIMWLTIENANRISKFQNVKKIEPLIDPEGTFDPNFYPFSERLKWNVDNYGPIYIPKKGDKIALNEDNYAIYQRPIRVYENNPDFTMKDGKFYLNGKEITHYTFKMNYYWMMGDNRHNSADSRMWGFVPEDHIVGKALFIWMSWDKEGRGINKIRWNRLFQAIH encoded by the coding sequence ATGTTATCTCCCGGTTTTTATATCTTCATTGCCCTGTATTATTTGCTGTTATCAGTAAGTCTATACAGATTGTTCCCTCATGGAAACGAAAAAAACTGGAAAGGGCTTGTCCCTGTTTACAATCTTCTGGTGATGCTTAAATTTTCAGGCAGGCCATGGTGGTGGATTTTCCTGTTGATAGTGCCGGGAGTCAACCTGCTGATGTTATTGCTGATGGTGATTGCCTTGCTGAAATCTTTCGGTATTTATGGCTCAAAAAATACATGGTATACTGTTTTCGCACCTTTATCATTGATTTATCTGTCATTTGATAAAAAACTCAAATATGTTGGGGCAGGAGGAGATGAAGCATTTAAAGAAAGCAGAAAAAAAAGTAAATCAAGGGAATGGGCAGATGCCATCATTTTTGCCGCTATTGCTGCAACCATTATCCGTTGGTTTTTTATTGAAGCCTATACCATCCCGACACCTTCAATGGAAAAATCATTGCTTGTAGGTGATTTTCTGTTTGTCAGCAAAGTAAATTATGGTCCCCGGATTCCCATGACACCAATTGCTTTCCCTTTCGCCCATCATACGATGCCTGTTATTAAAACAAAATCATATGTAACCTGGTGGAAAATTCCTTATACCAGAATACCCGGATTTCAAAAAATAAAAAACAACGATGTAGTAGTTTTTAATTATCCGATGGAGGATTTCAGGCCTGTTGATAAGCAGGAAAACTACATAAAAAGATGTATCGGCATTCCGGGAGACACCTTATTCATTAAAAACAGACAGGTTTATATCAATTCAAAACACGTAAAACTGCCTCCCGATGGTCAATATCGTTATTATGTCAAAACTGATGGTTCCGGATTCAGCAAACGACATTTACACGATTTAGGAATAACTGATTATCAGTCGTTACTTGGTGACGGGTCGGAGTATATTATGTGGCTAACCATCGAAAATGCCAATAGAATCAGTAAGTTTCAGAATGTGAAAAAGATAGAACCTCTGATAGATCCGGAAGGAACTTTTGATCCTAATTTTTATCCGTTCTCAGAGCGATTGAAGTGGAATGTTGACAATTACGGGCCAATTTATATCCCTAAAAAGGGTGATAAGATTGCACTGAATGAAGATAATTATGCCATTTATCAACGTCCGATTCGTGTTTATGAAAATAACCCGGACTTTACGATGAAAGACGGTAAGTTTTACTTAAACGGAAAAGAAATTACCCACTATACTTTCAAAATGAATTATTACTGGATGATGGGGGACAACCGCCACAATTCAGCTGATTCCCGCATGTGGGGTTTTGTTCCTGAAGATCATATTGTTGGTAAAGCATTGTTTATCTGGATGTCGTGGGATAAAGAGGGAAGAGGTATCAACAAAATCAGATGGAACCGCCTGTTTCAGGCAATTCATTAA
- the dapB gene encoding 4-hydroxy-tetrahydrodipicolinate reductase, with product MKIFLFGYGKMGKEIEKMALSRGHEITGIYDPYFVFKFDSKAFENADIVIDFTTPGSAVYNIIKCFEANKPIVVGTTGWYHEFDEVENQCKKHNGALFYASNFSIGVHVMLKACELLAKMVNQYKSYKISISEAHHEHKKDAPSGTAITIANTMLRELDSYKEWKAYPDHSDARPDAGILPVYYHREGEIVGIHEVSIESDIDRIVIEHEAFSRAGFATGTLIATEWLIGKKGIYTMQHLFDNNK from the coding sequence ATGAAGATTTTTCTTTTTGGTTATGGAAAAATGGGCAAAGAAATCGAGAAAATGGCCCTTTCACGCGGACACGAAATTACAGGTATCTATGATCCTTACTTTGTGTTTAAATTTGACAGTAAGGCATTTGAAAATGCGGATATTGTGATTGATTTTACCACACCCGGAAGTGCAGTTTACAATATCATTAAATGTTTTGAAGCCAATAAGCCCATTGTAGTTGGTACAACAGGCTGGTATCATGAATTTGATGAAGTTGAGAACCAATGTAAAAAACACAACGGAGCCTTGTTTTATGCTTCCAATTTCAGCATTGGGGTTCATGTTATGTTAAAAGCATGTGAATTGCTGGCCAAAATGGTCAATCAATACAAATCCTATAAAATAAGCATTTCAGAAGCTCATCATGAGCACAAAAAGGATGCTCCCAGCGGTACCGCCATCACCATAGCCAACACCATGCTTAGAGAACTTGATAGCTACAAAGAGTGGAAAGCCTATCCCGATCATTCTGACGCACGTCCTGATGCCGGAATTCTGCCGGTTTACTATCATCGTGAAGGAGAAATTGTTGGCATTCATGAAGTAAGCATTGAATCTGATATTGATAGAATAGTTATTGAACATGAGGCATTTAGCAGAGCTGGTTTTGCCACTGGTACATTAATTGCAACCGAATGGCTCATTGGTAAAAAAGGAATTTACACCATGCAACACCTTTTCGACAACAATAAATAA
- a CDS encoding ParB/RepB/Spo0J family partition protein: MNAKKQGLGRGLNALLENTETDITGKNAPPLFSVAEIPISDIEANPFQPRENFNDKELDELVESIKVHGLIQPVTVRKMGYGKYQLISGERRTRAAIRAGLEKIPAYIRVADDQGMLEMSLIENIHRENLNAIEIAISYKRLIEECNLKHEDVATRIGKDRSTVTNYLRLLKLPVEIQVAIRDQQISMGHARCLIGIEEPEVQLHLLKLIIEEDLSVREVEELARQSKDELIEVKPQTPEKKKAEKPEKIIALEKELSEKTQLKIKIKIKKQGKGELILPFNSEEELESITRILNRE; this comes from the coding sequence ATGAATGCAAAAAAACAAGGATTAGGAAGAGGTTTAAATGCGTTGCTTGAAAATACTGAAACAGATATTACAGGGAAAAATGCCCCACCTTTGTTCAGTGTGGCCGAAATTCCTATTTCTGATATTGAAGCCAATCCTTTTCAGCCAAGGGAAAACTTCAATGACAAGGAGCTTGACGAACTGGTAGAATCTATTAAAGTTCACGGACTTATTCAACCAGTTACCGTCAGGAAGATGGGGTATGGAAAATATCAGCTCATTTCAGGGGAAAGAAGAACTAGAGCCGCCATCAGGGCAGGACTTGAAAAAATACCGGCATACATCAGGGTAGCAGACGATCAAGGCATGCTGGAGATGTCGTTGATTGAAAATATACATCGTGAAAACCTGAATGCTATCGAAATAGCCATCAGTTATAAAAGACTTATCGAAGAATGTAACCTGAAACACGAAGATGTGGCGACACGTATCGGCAAAGACCGCTCGACAGTAACCAACTACCTTCGTTTATTAAAACTTCCGGTGGAAATACAAGTAGCCATACGCGATCAGCAAATCAGCATGGGGCATGCACGTTGTTTAATTGGTATTGAAGAGCCTGAAGTTCAGTTACATCTGTTAAAACTTATTATTGAAGAAGATCTTTCTGTGAGGGAAGTAGAAGAATTAGCCCGTCAGTCAAAGGATGAATTAATTGAAGTCAAGCCACAGACTCCTGAAAAAAAGAAAGCCGAAAAGCCCGAGAAAATCATTGCATTAGAAAAAGAGTTATCGGAGAAAACACAGTTAAAAATAAAAATCAAGATTAAAAAGCAGGGGAAAGGAGAACTGATTTTACCATTTAACAGTGAAGAAGAATTGGAGTCTATTACGAGGATTTTAAACAGGGAATGA
- a CDS encoding ParA family protein has product MGKIIAIANQKGGVGKTTTAINLAASLAALEYKTLIVDADPQANATSGVGCDPKTVKTSIYECIINNLNPKTAVLSTQIQNLYILPSHIDLVGAEIELIGMPERERMMQKVLKKIQSDYEFILIDCSPSLGIITTNALTTADSVIIPVQCEYFALEGLGKLLNTIKIVQNNLNTALEIEGILLTMYDVRLRLANQVVEDVKMHFQQLVFDTIIHRNIRISEAPGFGVPVLLHDHEGRGSVNYLNLAKEILTNNNLPLVKK; this is encoded by the coding sequence ATGGGAAAGATTATCGCAATTGCAAATCAGAAAGGCGGGGTAGGAAAAACCACTACAGCCATTAACCTTGCTGCAAGTCTGGCTGCCCTTGAATATAAAACCCTGATAGTAGATGCCGATCCGCAGGCAAATGCCACTTCCGGAGTAGGTTGTGATCCCAAAACTGTAAAAACTTCGATTTACGAATGTATCATCAATAATTTGAATCCAAAGACAGCCGTCTTATCGACTCAGATTCAGAATTTGTACATTCTGCCTTCTCACATCGATCTGGTAGGTGCTGAAATTGAATTAATCGGAATGCCAGAAAGGGAGAGAATGATGCAAAAGGTTTTAAAAAAAATACAATCAGACTATGAGTTCATTTTAATTGACTGTTCTCCTTCCTTAGGAATTATAACAACAAATGCACTGACAACAGCTGATTCGGTGATTATTCCTGTGCAGTGTGAATATTTTGCCCTGGAAGGGCTTGGAAAACTGCTTAACACAATTAAAATTGTACAGAACAATCTAAATACTGCCCTTGAAATAGAAGGTATTTTACTGACCATGTACGATGTCAGGTTAAGGCTTGCCAATCAGGTAGTTGAAGATGTTAAAATGCATTTTCAGCAACTTGTTTTTGATACCATTATTCACCGGAATATAAGGATAAGTGAAGCACCGGGTTTTGGGGTTCCTGTTTTACTTCACGACCATGAGGGCAGGGGATCAGTGAATTATCTGAATCTTGCCAAAGAAATTCTGACAAATAACAATTTACCGCTTGTAAAAAAGTAA
- a CDS encoding PrsW family intramembrane metalloprotease — protein sequence MNLLVISVAPVFIILVYIYFRDKYEKEPIGLLLLSLFSGSLVAVAAILIENFLSTFNTYTETYRSAAYNAFVVASFSEETCKFLALYLLIWRNKNFNERFDGIVYAVFVSLGFAMIENLFYVYSGGMSTGVVRAFTAIPLHAFTGIFMGFYLGFARFQVGNKMANFILAFVIPFLIHGLYDFFLMTQQAIMIAVWLPFFIYLWIKSFRKMKTLSDLSKEDLI from the coding sequence GTGAACCTGCTTGTTATTTCAGTTGCACCTGTCTTCATCATTCTGGTTTATATCTATTTCCGCGATAAATACGAAAAGGAACCGATAGGACTTTTACTACTTAGTCTTTTCTCAGGAAGTCTGGTTGCTGTGGCAGCCATTCTGATTGAAAATTTTCTCAGTACTTTCAATACTTATACAGAAACGTACCGCTCTGCAGCATACAATGCTTTTGTAGTAGCTTCCTTTTCTGAAGAAACATGTAAGTTTCTGGCACTTTACCTGTTAATATGGCGCAATAAAAACTTCAATGAGCGATTTGACGGAATTGTCTATGCTGTTTTTGTATCACTCGGATTTGCCATGATAGAAAATCTGTTTTATGTCTATTCAGGTGGAATGTCAACAGGAGTAGTCAGGGCATTTACGGCTATTCCCCTTCATGCCTTTACAGGAATATTCATGGGTTTTTATCTCGGTTTTGCACGTTTTCAGGTCGGGAACAAAATGGCAAATTTTATTCTTGCCTTTGTTATCCCTTTTCTGATTCATGGTTTATACGATTTTTTCCTGATGACACAGCAGGCAATAATGATTGCTGTCTGGTTACCTTTTTTTATTTACCTGTGGATTAAATCGTTCAGGAAGATGAAAACACTCTCAGATTTATCAAAAGAAGATTTAATTTAA
- a CDS encoding inorganic pyrophosphatase: MNPNILMDPIGRLMGLRYKSHPWHGIDIGKNAPNTVTAYIEIVPRDTVKYEVDKASGYLRIDRPQKYSNTIPALYGFIPQTYCGQSVGKFCEEKTGKKDIKGDGDPLDVCVLTENEVVHGNIIAEVKPIGGFRLIDNGTADDKIVAVLVNDAVYNDYDDIKDCPPLVIKRLQHYFLTYKDMPGNKRDCEITHIYGAEEAREIISRSINDYHDKFSLLGTALSNV; this comes from the coding sequence ATGAATCCAAACATACTGATGGATCCTATTGGACGTTTAATGGGTTTACGCTATAAATCGCACCCATGGCATGGCATTGATATAGGAAAAAACGCACCCAATACCGTTACAGCTTACATTGAAATCGTTCCAAGGGATACTGTGAAATATGAAGTTGATAAAGCAAGCGGATATTTGCGCATCGACCGTCCACAGAAATATTCCAACACCATTCCGGCCCTTTACGGGTTTATTCCTCAGACTTATTGCGGACAAAGTGTCGGCAAATTCTGCGAAGAAAAAACAGGTAAAAAAGATATAAAAGGTGATGGTGATCCGCTTGATGTTTGTGTACTCACTGAAAATGAAGTCGTTCACGGAAATATTATTGCAGAGGTCAAACCTATTGGCGGATTCAGACTTATCGACAACGGTACAGCTGATGATAAAATTGTGGCTGTTCTGGTCAATGATGCGGTATATAATGATTATGATGACATTAAAGATTGTCCTCCGCTTGTCATCAAACGTTTGCAACATTATTTCCTTACCTATAAAGACATGCCCGGCAACAAGCGTGATTGTGAAATCACACATATTTATGGTGCTGAAGAAGCAAGAGAAATTATTTCACGTTCCATCAATGATTATCACGACAAATTTTCCCTACTGGGCACAGCCCTCTCAAACGTCTGA
- a CDS encoding Gfo/Idh/MocA family oxidoreductase: protein MIRWGMIGCGNVTLHKSAPAFNKVKDSQLFAIFSRNTEKAEHCAERLGIPHVFNTFEELIANEHISAVYIATPPDSHAFYSIKALEAGKAVYVEKPMALHYRDALRMSSVAKQSESQLFVAYYRRALPYFLYIKKIIESGELGNLKSFSIQLVQPPRKEDFNSENLPWRLIPEIGGMGYFYDLAPHQIDLILFLFGKITDAGGIAENRNRLYGVPDYVEAEFLLEGNVKGNGIWYFTSSEAEKTDQFSAEFEKGVIEFSTFSKSVIKIIKNGMELTHTEDFPENIQHPFIQSVVNEMTGKGKSNADLDAAVSVNYWMEKICGLSDV from the coding sequence ATGATCAGATGGGGAATGATTGGATGCGGAAATGTAACACTGCACAAGAGTGCACCTGCATTCAATAAAGTAAAGGATTCACAGCTTTTTGCCATCTTTTCAAGGAATACTGAAAAAGCGGAACATTGTGCCGAAAGGCTCGGAATTCCTCATGTTTTTAACACTTTTGAAGAACTAATTGCCAACGAACATATATCCGCTGTTTATATCGCAACACCCCCGGATTCTCATGCTTTTTACTCCATTAAAGCTTTGGAAGCAGGAAAAGCTGTATATGTCGAAAAACCAATGGCATTACACTACAGGGATGCACTCCGTATGTCCAGTGTGGCAAAACAATCAGAAAGCCAGTTGTTTGTGGCTTATTACAGAAGAGCACTTCCTTATTTTCTCTACATAAAAAAAATAATAGAATCGGGAGAATTAGGTAATTTGAAAAGCTTTTCAATTCAATTGGTTCAACCACCACGAAAAGAAGATTTTAATTCTGAAAACTTACCATGGAGATTAATCCCTGAAATTGGTGGAATGGGCTATTTTTACGATTTAGCCCCTCATCAGATTGACCTGATTTTATTTTTATTTGGTAAAATTACTGATGCCGGAGGGATAGCAGAGAACAGAAACAGACTGTATGGTGTTCCGGATTACGTTGAAGCTGAATTTCTTCTTGAAGGAAATGTCAAAGGGAATGGAATCTGGTATTTTACATCTTCTGAAGCGGAAAAAACTGATCAGTTTTCTGCAGAATTTGAAAAAGGCGTTATTGAATTTTCAACTTTTTCTAAATCAGTAATTAAAATAATCAAGAACGGGATGGAATTAACACATACGGAAGATTTCCCGGAAAACATACAACATCCTTTCATTCAATCAGTTGTAAATGAAATGACGGGTAAGGGAAAATCAAATGCCGATCTTGATGCAGCTGTCAGCGTAAACTATTGGATGGAAAAAATATGCGGGTTATCAGACGTTTGA
- a CDS encoding PspC domain-containing protein, with product MRTRKLYRNKRDGMLGGVCSGLSDYFEIDVSLIRVLFILAMILGGGGLIAYLVLWIIIPENTIYTPEYQEVRNEPEFLSESKQGNTNIILGIILILIGLFFVFERFFRMVSLHRYWPVILILAGVVVILFSLQKTNHHE from the coding sequence ATGAGAACGAGAAAACTTTATCGCAACAAAAGAGATGGCATGCTGGGAGGCGTTTGTTCCGGCCTTTCAGATTATTTTGAAATAGATGTCAGTCTGATCAGGGTTTTATTCATTTTAGCCATGATACTTGGAGGCGGAGGATTGATTGCGTATCTGGTATTGTGGATAATTATTCCTGAGAATACCATTTATACCCCTGAATATCAGGAAGTCAGGAATGAACCGGAATTTTTATCAGAATCAAAACAGGGAAACACAAACATTATTCTTGGCATTATACTGATTTTGATCGGGCTATTCTTTGTTTTTGAGAGATTTTTCCGGATGGTCTCCTTACACAGATACTGGCCTGTCATATTAATACTCGCTGGTGTAGTTGTTATTTTGTTCAGTCTTCAAAAAACTAATCATCATGAATGA
- a CDS encoding universal stress protein yields the protein MRILVPVDFSECSVNAVKAAASIARKSDGKLFLLHIVSLPAYLSDKLEVIEQIPGGSETLQLIRRNFAGLLKMPFLRDVNAMEVILFENVYQTIINFAEENQIDLIVMGSHGASGFREFFIGSNTQKVVRMSECPVLTIKHPVQKVNINNVLFATDFGESSIMSFEKFNKLFRIYQTKIHLLKVITREEFETTYESLEKAENFVKVLGLKNYNINIINHSSIHEGINDFAERLKPSLIALITEGRSQLYQIFNESIAEKLVNRSNYPVLSVKYSITND from the coding sequence ATGAGAATATTGGTGCCGGTTGATTTTTCAGAATGCTCTGTGAATGCAGTAAAGGCTGCGGCTTCTATAGCACGGAAAAGTGATGGGAAACTGTTTCTGCTTCACATCGTTTCGTTACCTGCATATCTCTCTGATAAACTTGAAGTGATTGAACAAATTCCCGGAGGTTCCGAAACTCTTCAATTGATTCGTAGAAACTTTGCCGGATTGTTGAAGATGCCTTTTTTACGGGATGTAAATGCCATGGAAGTCATTCTGTTTGAGAATGTTTACCAGACCATTATCAACTTTGCGGAAGAAAACCAGATTGACCTGATTGTCATGGGCTCACACGGGGCTTCAGGTTTCAGGGAGTTCTTTATCGGAAGCAATACCCAGAAGGTGGTGCGAATGTCGGAATGTCCTGTATTGACCATTAAACATCCTGTTCAAAAAGTGAATATTAATAATGTTTTGTTTGCAACCGATTTCGGAGAATCGTCCATTATGTCTTTTGAAAAATTCAATAAACTGTTCAGAATTTATCAGACTAAAATTCATCTTTTAAAGGTAATTACAAGGGAAGAGTTTGAAACGACATACGAAAGTCTGGAAAAAGCGGAGAACTTTGTAAAGGTTTTGGGCCTAAAAAACTATAACATCAACATTATCAATCATTCAAGTATTCATGAGGGGATAAATGATTTTGCCGAAAGGCTGAAACCCTCACTCATAGCCCTGATCACGGAAGGGCGTTCACAGCTCTATCAGATTTTTAATGAAAGTATTGCTGAAAAGCTGGTGAACAGAAGCAACTATCCTGTTTTAAGTGTAAAATATTCAATAACAAATGATTAA